A stretch of [Clostridium] innocuum DNA encodes these proteins:
- a CDS encoding DUF454 domain-containing protein, which translates to MKPVYFIIGIVSMLLGAVGVVLPVLPTTPFLLLSAWCFAKSSRRFHCWFISTALYKNHLDSFVQHRSMTWRTKFSLLAFASTMLLFAMYFMSNLWLRLFLLALMLFKYYYFLFRIKTIRE; encoded by the coding sequence ATGAAACCTGTTTATTTTATCATCGGTATCGTATCTATGCTGCTGGGAGCCGTCGGTGTTGTGCTTCCTGTTCTGCCTACGACACCGTTTCTGCTTCTTTCCGCCTGGTGCTTTGCGAAAAGCTCCCGGCGCTTTCACTGCTGGTTTATCTCAACAGCACTTTATAAAAATCATCTGGATTCCTTTGTACAGCACCGCTCCATGACATGGAGAACCAAGTTTTCCCTACTGGCATTTGCCAGTACTATGCTGTTATTTGCCATGTATTTTATGAGTAACCTGTGGCTGCGTCTGTTTTTGCTTGCACTCATGCTCTTTAAGTATTACTATTTCCTCTTTCGCATTAAAACGATACGGGAATAA
- a CDS encoding diguanylate cyclase, translating into MTRKKMLLLYICLWIIGLCLVVSVIFPQKTPPAAVIPPKSNDIEVLKNGWKDGAAQAEAKTDIRDKTFSRKRTLPQIAKDTMLVIRNNYRGVQICIDNEVRLDYGYHRDDTKLLGNVYVRMPVTSEDSGKELLLKFKNNYSNVSSDIEYPMLVSASSFAFYILQENAGIIITVILLLLLDIILVFLIIWLKNRSFWLSKTSLYALMSFIFLTALWLLTDSPILQLYVSGSLRIVLLSFCSFMLMPIPLLVFINDALKLRCRSLTLLQLLLLGNTIVQCILYQAGILDFVQMLPFTHLLMMVSIAALLFALIREVRLYKTDYSRNILLAFFILALFSTVALTAFYLHPMDDYNIFFIVGLLLFIVMLSCFSFHKVYLLSQEQEQIQFYRQLAYTDTMTKARNRSAYEQRCQEMAKLKPDAPLTVFMFDINNLKHTNDTYGHHAGDTIIRSAADLLHTVFTDIGQIYRVGGDEFVVLSEKNYMSAQAVFSLLDQRLKEYNQTAELPLSIAKGFSSNTSRNKGIQKLLVMADQAMYEDKRKSRNL; encoded by the coding sequence ATGACAAGAAAGAAAATGCTGCTTCTTTACATATGCCTGTGGATTATTGGCTTATGTCTTGTGGTATCTGTTATTTTTCCGCAAAAGACACCGCCGGCAGCTGTTATACCACCGAAATCCAATGATATTGAGGTATTAAAGAACGGCTGGAAGGATGGAGCCGCTCAAGCTGAGGCAAAGACAGATATACGTGATAAAACCTTCAGTAGAAAAAGGACACTGCCACAGATAGCGAAGGATACTATGCTTGTGATCAGAAACAACTACCGCGGTGTACAGATTTGTATCGATAACGAAGTCCGCCTGGATTACGGCTATCATCGCGATGATACTAAATTATTAGGTAATGTATATGTGCGTATGCCGGTTACATCAGAAGACAGTGGCAAAGAGCTGCTTCTGAAATTCAAAAACAATTACTCAAATGTTTCCTCTGATATAGAATATCCAATGCTGGTTTCCGCATCCTCTTTTGCTTTTTATATTTTACAGGAGAATGCCGGAATCATTATCACAGTAATCCTGCTGCTACTGCTTGACATCATTCTTGTTTTTTTGATTATATGGCTGAAGAACCGCAGCTTCTGGTTGTCTAAAACATCGCTATATGCGCTTATGAGCTTCATTTTCCTCACAGCACTGTGGCTGCTTACAGATTCTCCTATATTACAGCTGTATGTGAGCGGCAGTCTGCGTATCGTTTTATTATCCTTCTGCAGCTTTATGCTTATGCCAATCCCGCTTCTGGTCTTTATAAATGACGCATTAAAGCTGCGGTGCCGTTCCCTGACCCTGCTTCAGCTTTTACTGTTGGGAAATACCATTGTCCAGTGTATTCTTTATCAGGCAGGCATCCTGGATTTTGTACAGATGCTGCCATTTACCCATCTGTTGATGATGGTTAGTATTGCCGCCTTGCTGTTTGCATTGATTCGTGAGGTTCGCCTGTATAAGACGGATTATTCCCGCAATATACTGCTTGCCTTCTTTATCCTTGCCCTATTCTCCACAGTGGCACTAACTGCCTTTTACCTGCATCCAATGGATGACTATAATATATTCTTCATTGTCGGATTATTATTGTTTATCGTCATGCTGAGCTGCTTTTCCTTTCATAAGGTTTATCTGCTGTCTCAGGAGCAGGAACAGATTCAGTTTTACCGCCAGCTTGCCTATACGGATACCATGACAAAAGCACGGAATCGCTCTGCATACGAACAGCGCTGTCAGGAAATGGCAAAGCTAAAACCAGATGCTCCTCTGACGGTCTTTATGTTTGATATCAATAATCTAAAGCATACCAATGATACCTACGGACATCATGCCGGAGATACCATTATTCGAAGTGCTGCCGACCTCCTGCATACCGTGTTTACAGATATCGGACAAATATATCGGGTAGGTGGGGATGAATTTGTAGTTCTCAGCGAGAAAAATTATATGTCCGCACAGGCAGTGTTCAGCCTGCTGGATCAAAGACTGAAAGAATATAATCAAACGGCTGAGCTTCCTTTATCAATAGCAAAGGGATTTTCCAGCAATACATCCCGGAATAAGGGAATTCAGAAGCTGTTGGTCATGGCAGATCAAGCTATGTATGAGGATAAAAGGAAATCCCGGAATTTGTAA
- a CDS encoding nitrous oxide-stimulated promoter family protein, whose protein sequence is MEAAAKREKEKQVIQEMISLYCRKQHHGQSLCKECQTLCRYAHQRIDCCPFMESKTFCSNCSVHCYQKERREQIRRVMRFSGPRMLLHRPLMVIQHMWLSRKERHT, encoded by the coding sequence ATGGAAGCCGCAGCCAAGCGCGAAAAGGAAAAGCAGGTCATACAGGAAATGATATCCCTGTACTGCCGGAAACAGCATCATGGACAAAGCCTCTGTAAGGAATGTCAAACGCTTTGCAGGTATGCACATCAGCGCATAGACTGCTGTCCGTTTATGGAAAGCAAGACCTTCTGCAGCAACTGCAGCGTGCATTGCTATCAAAAGGAACGGCGTGAACAAATCCGCAGGGTGATGCGCTTCAGCGGACCAAGGATGCTTCTGCACAGACCGCTCATGGTCATTCAGCATATGTGGCTGTCACGAAAGGAGAGACATACATGA
- a CDS encoding transporter: MELSILIMKQLLVMFSLSGIGFLLAKLKLISNEGCKELVNLLLYAVIPLTVLNSFLVEKTPEKTQLLLYSLLLSLAVFAVSMLLSYIIYGKRKRVENFSAAFSNAGFIGIPLVQATVGPHAVFYIAGFVAFLNIFQWIYGAYVMGAERRMISFQVIAKNAVLLSFITGFTLYLCDLGNILFIKDIANTVANMNSPLAMIIIGVYMSQISFMRMLQRESSYICSLCRLFVIPLASLGLLAVIPLDCYEVKVAICIVLSAPVGANVAMFAQKFHQDYTYAVEIVILSTLMSVVTLPLIVYAAQIVL, from the coding sequence ATGGAGCTTTCTATCCTAATTATGAAGCAGCTGCTTGTTATGTTTTCACTGTCAGGTATTGGATTCTTGCTGGCAAAGTTGAAGCTTATTAGCAATGAGGGCTGTAAAGAGCTCGTAAATCTTCTGTTGTATGCGGTCATACCACTGACTGTACTTAACTCCTTTCTGGTCGAAAAGACACCGGAAAAAACACAGCTTCTTTTATATTCACTGTTGCTGAGTCTTGCAGTTTTCGCTGTTTCTATGCTGTTATCCTACATTATATATGGGAAAAGAAAAAGAGTTGAAAATTTCTCAGCAGCATTCAGTAATGCGGGCTTCATTGGTATTCCACTGGTACAAGCAACTGTTGGACCACACGCAGTATTTTATATTGCAGGCTTTGTAGCCTTTCTGAATATATTCCAATGGATTTATGGTGCTTATGTTATGGGAGCGGAACGAAGGATGATTTCTTTTCAGGTAATTGCTAAAAATGCTGTTCTGTTATCCTTTATAACAGGCTTTACTCTATATTTATGCGACTTGGGTAATATCCTTTTTATAAAGGATATAGCAAATACCGTAGCAAATATGAATTCACCGCTGGCGATGATCATAATCGGTGTTTATATGTCGCAGATTTCTTTTATGAGAATGTTACAAAGAGAAAGCAGTTATATCTGCAGCCTGTGTCGCCTTTTCGTGATTCCATTGGCCTCTCTTGGCTTACTTGCTGTGATTCCCTTAGATTGTTATGAGGTGAAAGTAGCGATATGTATTGTACTTTCTGCACCTGTGGGTGCTAATGTAGCTATGTTTGCTCAGAAATTTCATCAGGATTATACATATGCAGTAGAAATAGTAATATTATCAACACTGATGTCTGTTGTAACACTTCCATTGATTGTTTATGCCGCACAGATTGTTTTATAA
- a CDS encoding YjdF family protein: MNQTSLSFTVFFEDPFWIGLFEYREQQLLYLKRIVFGSEPSEQVVYEWLKGCWYSISFQAPVETVRSKASHRNPKRMQREARKAQDTGLSLTKSQLAVKQQQEERAELKAERRKENREGQKEAFRLRQMKKKAKHKGR; this comes from the coding sequence ATGAATCAGACTTCGCTAAGCTTTACTGTCTTCTTTGAAGACCCTTTCTGGATTGGCTTGTTCGAATACCGTGAACAGCAGCTGCTGTATTTGAAGCGAATCGTATTTGGAAGTGAACCCAGTGAACAGGTGGTATATGAATGGCTGAAAGGCTGCTGGTATTCCATCAGTTTTCAGGCTCCTGTGGAAACCGTGCGCTCAAAGGCAAGCCATCGAAATCCCAAACGCATGCAGCGTGAAGCCCGCAAGGCACAGGATACAGGGCTTTCCCTTACAAAATCACAGCTTGCAGTAAAACAGCAGCAGGAGGAACGCGCAGAGCTGAAAGCTGAAAGACGAAAGGAGAACAGAGAAGGACAGAAGGAAGCGTTTCGTCTGCGGCAGATGAAGAAAAAGGCAAAGCATAAGGGCCGTTGA
- a CDS encoding ABC transporter ATP-binding protein, with protein sequence MHKTGNIRLMARMSLLVKPLAPHMLLAVFLGVAGFLCAIYIPYFSALLISHIAIQAADFPIGVFFVIMLVLAFLRGILHYGEQACNHYIAFKLLAILRDRVFTVLRRLAPARLEGQDKGNLIYLITSDIEALEVFYAHTISPVLIAVVTSGILLIQFAKMHILFFMIALLGYLFCGVLLPLIITKLGTQEGCQSREGFGRLSSYVLESLRGMQDVLQYRIGSQRMEEMQRKSEELHDTAKRLKLHEGTSSILGNAVVTLFTLLMLLGGCLLYLQGTVSFTTVLMSTVLMVSSFGPVLALASLSNNLLITMASARRVLQLLDEKEEVEEISGKKQAVSGDIKVENLSFSYEEEEVLRNVQATFKKGKITGIHGKSGSGKSTLLKLIMRFWNVSQGSISVHGVDLKDINTSDLRNMQSLVTQETVLFHDTIFNNIRIAKLDASVDEIEEACRKAGIHEFIMSLPKDYATPVAELGDSLSGGERQRIGLARAFLHDCDCILLDEPTSNLDALNEAVILKSIQAQKDKTILLVSHRPTTMRIADTVLSVESGRVS encoded by the coding sequence ATGCATAAAACAGGAAATATTCGATTGATGGCACGTATGAGTCTGCTTGTAAAACCGCTTGCCCCCCATATGCTGCTGGCTGTGTTTCTTGGTGTAGCCGGTTTTCTGTGTGCGATTTACATTCCGTATTTCAGTGCACTTCTCATCAGCCATATTGCCATACAGGCAGCGGATTTCCCAATTGGCGTGTTCTTTGTCATTATGCTGGTGCTGGCATTTCTTCGCGGTATTTTACATTATGGGGAACAGGCCTGCAACCACTATATTGCATTTAAGCTGCTTGCCATTCTGCGGGATAGGGTATTCACCGTTCTGCGTCGCCTTGCTCCGGCGCGGCTGGAGGGGCAGGACAAGGGAAATCTGATTTATCTGATCACCAGTGATATTGAAGCACTGGAGGTGTTTTATGCACATACGATTTCTCCTGTGCTGATTGCAGTTGTCACATCCGGCATACTGCTGATACAGTTTGCGAAAATGCACATCCTGTTCTTTATGATAGCATTGCTCGGATATCTGTTCTGTGGCGTCCTGCTGCCTCTTATCATAACAAAGCTGGGAACGCAGGAGGGCTGTCAATCCCGGGAGGGGTTTGGAAGATTGAGCAGCTATGTACTGGAATCTCTGCGCGGAATGCAGGATGTGCTGCAATATCGTATCGGAAGTCAACGTATGGAGGAAATGCAGAGAAAAAGTGAAGAGCTGCACGATACAGCAAAGCGTCTGAAGCTGCACGAAGGGACCTCTTCGATACTCGGAAATGCAGTTGTTACGTTATTTACCCTTCTTATGCTGCTGGGCGGCTGTCTGCTGTATCTGCAGGGGACGGTAAGCTTTACAACGGTGTTGATGAGTACCGTGCTGATGGTATCAAGCTTTGGGCCGGTTCTGGCGCTTGCCAGTCTTTCCAATAATCTACTCATTACCATGGCAAGTGCGAGACGTGTGTTGCAGCTGCTGGATGAAAAAGAAGAGGTTGAAGAAATCAGCGGAAAAAAACAGGCAGTCAGCGGGGATATTAAAGTGGAGAATCTGAGCTTTTCCTATGAAGAGGAAGAGGTGCTGCGCAATGTGCAGGCAACCTTCAAAAAGGGAAAGATTACCGGAATTCACGGAAAAAGCGGTTCCGGGAAATCAACACTGCTGAAGCTGATCATGCGATTCTGGAATGTATCACAGGGCAGTATTTCTGTGCACGGCGTTGATTTAAAGGATATCAATACCTCGGATCTGCGTAATATGCAGAGCCTGGTAACACAGGAAACGGTTCTGTTTCATGATACTATTTTCAATAATATTCGAATTGCAAAGCTGGATGCCTCTGTCGATGAGATTGAAGAAGCCTGCCGCAAAGCGGGAATTCATGAGTTTATCATGTCACTGCCAAAGGATTATGCGACACCGGTAGCAGAGCTTGGTGATTCTCTTTCCGGAGGAGAGCGTCAAAGGATTGGCTTGGCCAGAGCATTTCTACATGATTGTGACTGTATCCTTTTGGATGAACCAACCAGTAATCTGGATGCGTTGAACGAAGCAGTTATTCTGAAAAGCATTCAGGCACAGAAGGATAAAACGATTCTTCTGGTATCGCACAGACCAACTACCATGCGCATTGCGGATACGGTGCTTTCTGTGGAATCCGGGAGAGTCAGCTGA
- a CDS encoding transporter: MKNQSSQKKIHIDNLYLMKKLDEDYHKEFMRFYDYVLHSNTSDADINIIVNTALEQCLEGMKNRKKATLVIPRDLKEYTTKLSRGNVYKDMKRKIRNQDYEKMQISSIWYVFSLCIVLFFFKNLMDQKFIVNYLVDVIVACIAGGIAMKNFLIRKRIVKRYQFGSFYMRMDIIAIVACVFIKIVTPAAYANFDITYLLLVISFFIMKRKIKPQFEAVI, translated from the coding sequence ATGAAAAATCAAAGCAGTCAGAAAAAAATTCATATTGACAATCTCTACCTGATGAAAAAGCTGGATGAGGATTATCATAAAGAATTTATGCGTTTCTATGACTATGTACTGCACAGCAATACATCCGATGCGGATATCAATATCATTGTTAATACCGCCCTTGAACAATGTCTCGAGGGCATGAAAAACAGAAAGAAAGCAACGCTGGTAATTCCCAGGGATCTGAAAGAATATACGACAAAGCTATCCCGTGGCAATGTATATAAGGATATGAAACGAAAAATACGCAATCAGGATTATGAGAAAATGCAAATCAGCAGTATCTGGTATGTATTCTCACTCTGTATCGTGCTGTTCTTCTTTAAAAATCTGATGGACCAGAAATTTATTGTGAATTATCTGGTAGATGTCATCGTTGCCTGTATCGCTGGTGGAATTGCAATGAAAAATTTCCTGATACGCAAAAGAATCGTGAAACGCTACCAGTTCGGCAGCTTCTATATGCGTATGGATATCATTGCAATTGTCGCATGTGTATTTATAAAAATCGTGACACCTGCCGCATATGCTAATTTTGATATTACCTATCTTCTGCTGGTGATTTCCTTTTTCATTATGAAACGAAAAATCAAGCCGCAATTTGAAGCAGTGATATAG
- the nagB gene encoding glucosamine-6-phosphate deaminase, whose protein sequence is MKIVVCKDYDDVSRVMAEKVVEQIRKKPNLVFCLPAGNSPIGMYKYLVQMYKEGKADFSQLRTFDMDEYAGLTPDDSHSFIYFMHQHFLDHVNINMDNVRYPKADAADLDAECKQYAQEIIDAGGLDIAITSIGDDGHIAFNEPGEYLLPRTHVVKMDEATRQQNAKAFADCAGGVPEYAITTGMEEHMKAKKYYVVCSGTHKGKLLHKLFENERLDPKFPVSWLRMHPDVEFIIDEATAAEIQEDALEYYREK, encoded by the coding sequence ATGAAAATTGTCGTATGTAAGGATTATGATGATGTCAGTAGAGTTATGGCAGAAAAGGTGGTCGAACAAATTCGTAAAAAACCTAATTTGGTATTCTGTCTGCCTGCGGGGAACTCTCCTATCGGGATGTACAAATATCTTGTTCAGATGTACAAAGAGGGAAAGGCTGATTTCTCACAGCTGAGAACATTTGATATGGACGAATATGCAGGGCTGACTCCGGACGATTCACACAGCTTCATTTATTTTATGCATCAGCACTTTCTGGATCATGTCAATATCAATATGGATAATGTACGTTATCCGAAAGCAGATGCAGCAGATCTGGATGCGGAGTGTAAACAGTATGCGCAGGAAATCATTGATGCGGGCGGTCTGGATATCGCAATCACCAGCATTGGTGATGATGGGCATATTGCATTCAATGAACCGGGAGAGTATTTACTGCCACGCACACATGTCGTTAAAATGGATGAGGCAACCAGACAGCAGAATGCAAAAGCATTTGCTGACTGTGCAGGAGGTGTTCCGGAATATGCGATTACAACCGGTATGGAAGAACATATGAAAGCCAAAAAATATTATGTCGTTTGTTCTGGCACCCACAAAGGAAAGCTATTGCATAAGCTGTTCGAAAATGAAAGGCTGGATCCTAAATTTCCTGTTTCCTGGCTACGTATGCACCCGGATGTTGAATTTATCATAGATGAGGCAACTGCTGCAGAAATTCAGGAGGATGCACTGGAATATTACAGAGAGAAATAA
- a CDS encoding ABC transporter ATP-binding protein/permease — protein sequence MIDKRLLKEMPETKPYIMKQVAMQWFSLLCNIVFVALLANVLSHIFNKTVNEQLLLLTTCGVILCIALRAVCVRKASLYSHEASCHVREQLRMRLFKKLLEMKSSYTESAPTSELVQLSVEGIDQLEIYFGRYLPQFFYSMLAPVTLFLILVWMDVKSALVLLLCVPLIPMSIIAVQKFAKKLLSKYWSSYTTLGDSFLENLQGLTTLKIYQADEWKQQEMNKEAENFRKITMKVLTMQLNSVSVMDLIAYGGAALGSIVAILGFQNGSLSLFQVICIVLLSSEFFIPLRLLGSFFHIAMNGIAASDKIFRILDKPQKQAEQKQWKAETVDIQLRDLSFSYDEQRTILKHVYMQLKPGQFTAIVGESGSGKSTIAKLIAGIVKDYHGQLLIADTQRRDIDDDAFYQSFLYVSHQPFIFKGSVRENLAIAKDSLSEEAMLEALRKVALLDFVMEQGGLDMELQEQGNNLSGGQKQRLSIARALLAQRDVYIFDEAASNIDAESEDAIVSVIYKLAETKMVIMITHRLKSIKGCDQIYVIDQGTCQEHGRHEELLRLRGTYARMYEKQQELEAMEGAEQYA from the coding sequence ATGATTGACAAACGACTTTTAAAAGAGATGCCGGAAACAAAGCCATATATCATGAAGCAGGTAGCGATGCAGTGGTTCTCTCTGCTATGCAATATTGTCTTTGTGGCACTGCTGGCAAATGTACTTTCACACATATTTAATAAAACCGTCAATGAACAGCTTCTGCTTCTGACAACGTGCGGAGTCATTTTGTGCATCGCACTAAGAGCAGTCTGTGTCCGAAAAGCGAGCTTATATTCCCATGAAGCTTCCTGTCATGTGCGTGAGCAGCTTCGCATGCGACTGTTCAAAAAGCTGCTGGAAATGAAAAGCAGCTATACCGAAAGCGCACCGACAAGCGAGCTGGTGCAGTTGAGCGTAGAAGGCATTGACCAGCTGGAGATTTACTTCGGCCGATATCTTCCCCAGTTTTTCTACAGTATGCTTGCCCCGGTTACACTATTCCTGATTCTTGTATGGATGGATGTAAAAAGTGCACTTGTACTCTTACTCTGTGTACCACTCATTCCAATGTCTATTATCGCAGTACAGAAATTCGCAAAGAAGCTGCTATCCAAATACTGGAGCAGCTATACGACGCTGGGAGACAGCTTTCTGGAAAATCTGCAGGGTCTTACCACGCTGAAAATATATCAGGCGGATGAATGGAAGCAGCAGGAGATGAATAAGGAAGCGGAAAATTTCCGTAAAATTACGATGAAGGTACTGACTATGCAGTTAAATTCTGTCAGTGTCATGGATCTGATTGCATATGGCGGTGCTGCTCTGGGCAGCATTGTCGCAATTCTTGGTTTTCAAAACGGCAGTCTGTCATTATTTCAGGTGATTTGTATTGTATTGCTATCCTCAGAGTTCTTTATACCGCTGCGTCTGCTGGGCTCCTTCTTTCACATTGCAATGAATGGAATAGCGGCCAGTGATAAAATATTCCGTATTCTGGACAAACCGCAGAAGCAGGCAGAACAAAAGCAATGGAAAGCAGAGACAGTGGATATTCAGCTGCGTGATTTGAGCTTTTCCTATGATGAACAGCGCACTATCCTGAAGCATGTCTATATGCAGCTTAAGCCTGGTCAGTTTACTGCTATCGTTGGAGAAAGCGGTTCAGGTAAGAGTACGATCGCCAAGCTGATAGCGGGCATTGTCAAGGATTACCACGGGCAGCTGCTGATTGCGGATACACAGCGAAGAGACATTGATGATGATGCCTTTTATCAATCCTTTCTGTATGTCAGTCATCAGCCGTTTATCTTCAAGGGCAGTGTTCGTGAAAATCTGGCAATTGCAAAGGACTCTCTAAGTGAGGAAGCAATGCTGGAGGCACTACGTAAGGTGGCATTGCTTGATTTCGTCATGGAACAGGGCGGATTGGATATGGAACTGCAGGAACAGGGTAATAATTTATCGGGCGGACAGAAACAGCGTTTATCCATTGCAAGGGCATTGCTGGCACAGCGGGATGTTTATATCTTTGATGAGGCCGCAAGCAATATCGATGCAGAGAGTGAGGACGCTATTGTTTCCGTTATTTATAAGCTGGCAGAAACAAAAATGGTAATCATGATTACGCATCGGTTAAAAAGCATAAAAGGCTGTGATCAGATCTATGTGATTGACCAAGGTACCTGTCAGGAACACGGAAGACATGAGGAACTGCTGCGTTTGCGGGGAACCTATGCAAGGATGTATGAAAAACAGCAGGAGCTGGAAGCTATGGAAGGAGCTGAACAGTATGCATAA